A stretch of Terriglobia bacterium DNA encodes these proteins:
- a CDS encoding sulfatase-like hydrolase/transferase — protein MRRIVLAAISFLLAIAPGCGPSPNGTGAGGAASGPPRSVVLVTVEAIRPDLLSTYGGDVPMPGLDRLAARGVVFEDAATVCPMARPSLATIMTGLAPDRSGVRDDVTDRLPADATTVASLFKATGHETAAFVTTPFASYSAGFDRGFGLFDGPDDDAVGPARYLPRASRGESAAGNFAKWISGLGKEKTLFAWVHLADMQWATGRRGAEGPDKVYRAWLPATDKAIGQIEDAIEKAGRSGGTEILVVGTHGTHLGEDGALGGSFWLDAATLRVPLVWAGPGAESLRSKGQRDERKVWLPDVAATLGALANGRLGGRAEGIDLRGEARAAPARTRFAWTWAPDDQLAWPPLTAVEERAAGWRAFDSTALSDPSPSQDGAKAAAAARPAMPRNLRLSPEMRQEVLDAGVVLGREAPMTAPAPERRNGIIEKILALRQLAAGPGPRKAAAEFEEIEKSLPDNFAALTHRIQVAVSFEQKDTAATVASRLLASYPERPESLHWAAHAWWLAKDYAKVQALLDATVSLGRVEPEVYYDLACVRALQKDPNGAMEHLREAVDAGYRNWSWIERDPDLSSVRPDPKWAEFLKAHGR, from the coding sequence ATGCGAAGAATCGTGCTCGCGGCCATCTCTTTTCTGCTCGCGATCGCGCCCGGGTGCGGGCCTTCACCGAACGGGACCGGCGCCGGCGGCGCCGCGTCCGGGCCTCCGCGGAGCGTCGTCCTGGTCACGGTCGAGGCGATCCGGCCCGATCTCCTCTCGACCTACGGCGGCGACGTCCCGATGCCCGGCCTCGACCGTCTCGCCGCGCGCGGCGTCGTGTTCGAGGACGCCGCCACGGTTTGCCCGATGGCCCGCCCCTCGCTCGCCACGATCATGACGGGCCTGGCGCCCGACCGGAGCGGCGTCAGGGACGACGTGACCGACCGCCTTCCCGCGGACGCGACCACGGTCGCGAGCCTGTTCAAGGCGACGGGGCACGAGACGGCTGCGTTCGTCACGACCCCGTTCGCCTCGTATTCCGCCGGCTTCGACCGCGGCTTCGGCCTGTTCGACGGGCCGGACGACGACGCGGTCGGGCCGGCGCGCTACCTTCCGCGGGCCTCCCGGGGCGAGAGCGCCGCGGGGAACTTCGCGAAGTGGATCTCCGGCCTTGGCAAGGAAAAGACGCTGTTCGCCTGGGTGCACCTTGCCGACATGCAGTGGGCGACAGGTCGTAGAGGCGCCGAGGGGCCCGACAAGGTCTACCGGGCCTGGCTCCCGGCGACGGACAAGGCGATCGGCCAGATCGAGGACGCGATCGAGAAGGCCGGGCGCTCGGGGGGGACCGAGATCCTGGTGGTCGGGACGCACGGAACGCACCTCGGCGAGGACGGGGCGCTGGGCGGCTCGTTCTGGCTCGACGCCGCGACGCTCCGCGTGCCCCTCGTGTGGGCCGGTCCCGGAGCCGAGTCGCTCCGCTCGAAGGGTCAGAGGGACGAGCGGAAGGTGTGGCTCCCGGACGTGGCGGCGACCCTGGGGGCACTGGCGAACGGCCGGCTGGGCGGCCGGGCCGAGGGAATTGACCTTCGCGGGGAGGCGCGGGCCGCGCCCGCCAGGACGCGGTTCGCCTGGACCTGGGCACCCGACGACCAGCTTGCCTGGCCGCCGCTCACGGCGGTCGAAGAGCGAGCGGCGGGTTGGAGGGCCTTCGACTCGACGGCGTTGTCCGATCCGTCCCCGTCGCAGGACGGCGCGAAGGCGGCGGCGGCGGCACGTCCGGCCATGCCACGGAATCTCCGGCTGTCGCCCGAGATGCGCCAGGAGGTGCTCGACGCCGGCGTCGTCCTGGGTCGCGAGGCGCCCATGACGGCGCCCGCGCCAGAGCGACGGAATGGGATCATCGAGAAGATCCTGGCGCTCCGCCAGCTCGCGGCGGGCCCAGGGCCTCGGAAGGCGGCAGCGGAGTTCGAGGAGATCGAGAAGAGCCTGCCCGACAACTTCGCCGCCCTCACGCACCGGATCCAGGTCGCCGTCTCGTTCGAGCAGAAGGACACCGCCGCGACAGTCGCCTCGCGACTCCTCGCGTCCTATCCCGAGCGGCCGGAGTCGCTGCACTGGGCCGCACACGCTTGGTGGCTCGCGAAGGACTACGCGAAGGTGCAAGCCCTCCTCGACGCCACGGTCTCGCTGGGCAGGGTCGAGCCCGAGGTCTACTACGACCTGGCGTGCGTTCGTGCGCTGCAGAAGGACCCCAACGGGGCGATGGAGCACCTTCGCGAGGCGGTGGACGCGGGTTACAGGAACTGGTCCTGGATCGAGCGCGACCCCGATCTCTCGTCGGTTCGGCCGGATCCGAAGTGGGCCGAGTTCCTCAAGGCCCACGGGCGATGA
- a CDS encoding tetratricopeptide repeat protein, producing the protein MAPRGPGPTLSLAIVVAVAVSVYATSLPNGFVLDDSTVVEQNPLVTSHAFGRILAAPYHYGPRETVPTGLYRPLTTLSFAMEHAAAGLRPLLYHADNVALNAAVSVLVLLTGLALALPPGAALAGALLFAVHPAHSEAVANVSGRAELLAAAFFLLALLAFARGREPDGRVRLLALVAAAALSLLAMLSKEHAVTFVGVAAAWEILVRRGPSESLPVFLRARRAELSRTLLVLLLPVAAYLVLRRAVLGGLLLPPASVTAIENPAAGLPPIARSLAALAAAGRYALVLVFPRVLSPDYGFAETAEVRSPLDPWLLLGLLAAAALAVGLLVAWRRSRAAAFLLLLAALPFAPVSNFPFAIGTIMAERLLYLPSVGLCLLAGAAWPALVRQLGRASALALAAVLLVGGSIRTVGANLAWHDEFSLWSRAYDAAPRSVKVLGNLAVELAMRGRLDEARQLLERAVLLAPDFAPNRINLAGVLLKLGNLDAAEAEVRHVLDREPGEPAALLQLGAIRSKRAGVRRATSPGTPGNPPAPP; encoded by the coding sequence ATGGCGCCCCGCGGTCCCGGTCCGACGCTCTCCCTGGCGATCGTCGTCGCGGTGGCGGTTTCCGTCTACGCCACCTCGCTCCCCAACGGGTTCGTCCTCGACGATTCGACCGTCGTCGAGCAGAACCCTCTGGTGACGTCGCACGCCTTCGGCCGCATCCTCGCCGCGCCCTATCACTACGGCCCTAGGGAGACGGTCCCGACCGGGCTCTATCGCCCCCTCACGACGCTGAGCTTCGCCATGGAGCACGCCGCGGCGGGGCTCAGGCCGCTCCTCTACCACGCCGACAACGTGGCGCTCAACGCGGCGGTGTCGGTCCTGGTCCTCCTCACCGGCCTGGCCCTTGCGCTGCCGCCGGGCGCGGCGCTGGCCGGCGCGCTGCTCTTCGCCGTCCACCCGGCGCACTCCGAGGCGGTCGCGAACGTGTCGGGGCGCGCGGAGCTGCTCGCGGCCGCGTTCTTCCTCCTCGCGCTCCTCGCGTTCGCGCGGGGCCGGGAGCCGGACGGCCGCGTGCGCCTCCTCGCCCTCGTCGCCGCGGCCGCGCTCTCGCTCCTCGCGATGCTCTCGAAGGAGCATGCGGTGACGTTCGTCGGAGTGGCCGCGGCGTGGGAGATCCTGGTGCGCCGCGGGCCGTCGGAATCGCTCCCGGTCTTCCTCCGCGCCCGGCGGGCCGAGCTGTCGAGGACGCTCCTCGTGCTGCTCCTCCCGGTCGCCGCCTATCTCGTCCTCAGGCGAGCGGTGCTCGGCGGACTCCTCCTCCCCCCGGCATCGGTCACCGCGATCGAGAATCCCGCCGCAGGGCTCCCGCCGATCGCGCGCTCCTTGGCCGCGCTCGCGGCCGCCGGCCGCTACGCTCTCGTCCTCGTCTTCCCCCGGGTGCTGTCGCCGGACTACGGCTTCGCGGAGACCGCGGAGGTTCGCTCGCCGCTCGATCCCTGGCTCCTCCTCGGCCTCCTCGCCGCGGCCGCGCTCGCGGTCGGTCTTCTCGTCGCCTGGCGCCGGTCGCGTGCCGCGGCGTTCCTCCTCCTCCTCGCGGCGCTCCCGTTCGCGCCGGTCTCCAACTTCCCGTTCGCCATCGGCACGATCATGGCGGAGCGTCTCCTCTACCTGCCGTCGGTGGGGCTGTGCCTGCTCGCGGGAGCGGCGTGGCCCGCGCTCGTGCGACAGCTCGGCCGCGCGTCCGCGCTCGCGCTCGCCGCGGTCCTCCTGGTCGGAGGATCGATTCGCACGGTGGGGGCGAACCTCGCGTGGCACGACGAGTTCTCGCTCTGGTCCCGCGCCTACGATGCCGCGCCGCGGAGCGTGAAGGTCCTCGGGAACCTCGCGGTCGAGCTGGCCATGAGGGGCCGCCTCGACGAAGCCCGGCAGCTCCTCGAGCGCGCGGTCCTGCTGGCCCCCGACTTCGCGCCGAATCGGATCAACCTGGCGGGAGTGCTGCTCAAGTTGGGGAATCTCGACGCGGCCGAGGCCGAGGTCCGGCACGTCCTCGACCGAGAGCCGGGCGAGCCGGCCGCCCTGCTCCAGCTCGGGGCGATCCGGTCGAAGCGCGCCGGGGTCAGGCGTGCTACGTCCCCGGGGACTCCCGGGAATCCTCCCGCGCCGCCTTGA
- the rnc gene encoding ribonuclease III, which produces MGERGDLEARLGYRFKDGALLLRALTHRSGAHEGKSLPGEDWERLEFLGDALLGFFVADWLLRHDPLADEGVLTRRKQSVVRSEALALAARRIGLGEALRLGRGEESTGGREKPSLLADAFEGVLGAVYVDGGIRAARSFVARHLARELESARKSDRAAEDYKTRLQERVQARTRQTPSYRVVAAHGPAHSREFEAEVLLDGEVLGAGRGASRKQAEQEAARVALGGPAGGGEEA; this is translated from the coding sequence CTGGGGGAACGGGGCGACCTCGAGGCCCGGCTCGGCTACCGGTTCAAGGACGGAGCGCTCCTGCTCCGCGCGCTGACCCATCGCTCCGGGGCGCACGAGGGGAAGTCCCTGCCCGGCGAGGACTGGGAGCGGCTCGAGTTCCTCGGGGACGCCTTGCTCGGCTTCTTCGTGGCCGACTGGCTCTTGAGGCACGATCCCCTCGCCGACGAGGGGGTGCTCACACGGCGGAAGCAGTCGGTGGTGCGCAGCGAGGCACTGGCGCTGGCGGCGCGTCGCATCGGCCTGGGCGAGGCGCTCAGGCTCGGGCGCGGCGAGGAGAGCACCGGAGGGCGCGAGAAGCCCTCCCTCCTGGCCGACGCGTTCGAAGGGGTGCTGGGCGCGGTCTACGTGGACGGCGGGATCCGCGCCGCGCGATCGTTCGTCGCGCGGCACCTGGCCCGGGAGCTCGAGTCCGCGAGGAAGAGCGACCGGGCCGCGGAGGACTACAAGACCCGGCTCCAGGAGAGGGTGCAGGCCCGGACGCGCCAGACGCCAAGTTACCGGGTGGTCGCGGCCCACGGGCCGGCGCATTCCCGCGAGTTCGAGGCGGAGGTGCTGCTCGACGGCGAGGTGCTGGGCGCGGGCCGCGGCGCGAGCCGGAAGCAGGCGGAGCAGGAGGCGGCGCGCGTGGCGCTCGGGGGGCCCGCGGGCGGCGGGGAGGAGGCCTGA
- a CDS encoding sulfatase-like hydrolase/transferase: MIPRGIVVAAAAIAMAVPVLLGGCGRAPDTRGILLVTLDTTRADRIGCYGYRPASTPSLDALAGVGTRFDLAIAPAPVTLPSHASMFTGSYPPVHGVRYNGMFRLGPSSRTVAEILRDAGWATGAVPAAYPVHAGSGLERGFASYQDLFSEPGAKDLPPSTERSAEDVTRLGIEWLHARGKGRFFLWLHYYSPHFPYEPPFPFSSQFRDRPYDGEIAYADREIGKVFSALREMGLWDATLIVVAGDHGEGLYEHGEKQHADLVYQSTLHVPLIVKAPGQGTVRVVREPISLVDVAPTILDFAAASVPQGVNGISLRPALRGGSLPARSIYFESVVGSLLYGWSPLEGLLRGRWKYTRATSPELFDIAEDPGEANNRFLLDRQVADDLGAVLAADVAEWAKTSARPETTAAPLDRDALERLASLGYVGGTVTTATRGGPDPRTLVHLEGALLSIRDAMTAKEYRGALELCQGILKADPANRYALEQAVLAAARLEELTTATRLAADLVARYPEYVPGRILDGEIEVLKGDLRRAVDVFRSALGEHPGETALSYRLAVALVASRKYADALKAVEIALRDTKAAETPSFQVVRAVSLAGSGDAAGARDALAKAIAAGYDDRDLLESEPMLAPLRAIPGFRDEVGKIKPRAR; this comes from the coding sequence ATGATCCCACGAGGGATCGTCGTAGCGGCCGCCGCGATCGCGATGGCCGTGCCGGTCCTGCTCGGTGGATGCGGCCGGGCGCCGGACACGAGGGGGATCCTCCTCGTCACGCTCGACACGACGCGGGCCGACCGAATCGGCTGTTACGGGTACCGGCCCGCCTCGACGCCGAGCCTCGACGCGCTCGCCGGAGTCGGCACGCGGTTCGATCTTGCGATCGCGCCGGCACCGGTGACGCTGCCGTCCCACGCCTCGATGTTCACCGGGAGCTATCCCCCGGTCCACGGCGTCCGGTACAACGGGATGTTCCGCCTCGGGCCTTCGAGCCGCACGGTGGCCGAGATCCTCCGCGACGCCGGTTGGGCGACCGGCGCGGTCCCCGCGGCGTATCCGGTCCACGCCGGGAGCGGGCTCGAGAGGGGATTCGCGTCCTACCAGGACCTCTTCAGCGAGCCGGGCGCGAAAGACCTCCCGCCGAGCACGGAGCGAAGCGCCGAGGACGTGACACGGCTGGGAATCGAGTGGCTTCACGCGCGCGGCAAAGGACGTTTCTTCCTCTGGCTCCACTACTACAGCCCCCACTTCCCGTACGAGCCTCCGTTCCCGTTCTCGTCGCAGTTCAGGGACCGTCCGTACGACGGCGAGATCGCTTACGCCGACCGGGAGATCGGGAAGGTCTTCTCCGCGCTCCGGGAGATGGGGCTCTGGGACGCGACGCTGATCGTGGTCGCCGGCGACCATGGCGAGGGCCTCTACGAGCACGGGGAGAAGCAGCATGCCGATCTCGTGTATCAGAGTACCCTTCATGTTCCCTTGATCGTGAAGGCACCGGGGCAGGGGACCGTGCGCGTCGTGCGCGAGCCCATCTCGCTGGTGGACGTCGCGCCGACGATCCTCGACTTCGCGGCAGCGAGCGTGCCTCAGGGGGTCAACGGTATCAGCCTGCGGCCAGCGCTCCGGGGCGGCAGCCTGCCCGCCCGCAGCATCTACTTCGAGAGCGTCGTGGGGTCGCTTCTCTACGGCTGGAGCCCGCTCGAGGGACTGCTTCGCGGCCGGTGGAAATACACGCGCGCGACGTCCCCGGAGCTGTTCGACATCGCGGAAGATCCGGGCGAGGCCAACAACCGTTTCCTCCTCGATCGACAGGTCGCGGACGATCTCGGCGCCGTGCTCGCGGCGGATGTCGCCGAGTGGGCCAAGACCAGCGCACGGCCCGAGACCACCGCGGCGCCGCTCGACCGCGACGCTCTGGAGCGGCTCGCTAGCCTCGGGTACGTCGGGGGCACCGTCACGACCGCGACAAGAGGGGGACCCGACCCTCGCACCCTCGTCCACCTCGAGGGGGCGCTCCTGTCGATCAGGGACGCGATGACCGCGAAGGAGTATCGCGGGGCGCTGGAATTGTGTCAGGGGATCCTGAAGGCCGATCCGGCGAATCGCTACGCCCTCGAGCAGGCGGTGCTGGCGGCGGCCCGCCTCGAGGAGTTAACGACCGCCACACGGCTCGCCGCGGATCTCGTGGCCCGTTACCCCGAATACGTCCCGGGCCGGATCCTCGACGGAGAGATCGAGGTGCTCAAGGGCGATCTTCGGAGAGCGGTCGATGTGTTCCGCTCCGCCCTCGGGGAGCATCCGGGGGAGACCGCTCTCAGCTACCGTCTGGCGGTCGCCCTCGTTGCGTCGCGCAAGTACGCGGACGCGCTCAAGGCCGTAGAGATCGCGCTCCGCGACACGAAGGCGGCCGAGACCCCCTCGTTCCAGGTCGTTCGCGCCGTCTCGTTGGCGGGCTCAGGCGACGCGGCCGGCGCTCGGGACGCCCTGGCCAAGGCGATCGCTGCGGGGTACGACGATCGCGACCTGCTGGAAAGCGAGCCGATGCTGGCGCCGCTCAGGGCGATCCCCGGCTTCCGGGACGAGGTCGGGAAGATCAAGCCGAGAGCGCGATGA